From the genome of Chanos chanos chromosome 5, fChaCha1.1, whole genome shotgun sequence, one region includes:
- the LOC115813152 gene encoding beta-1,3-galactosyltransferase 2-like, which translates to MQWRRRHCWTHIAALISLLSFAGVLLFLRHHSTVWDWIGRRYNPVTYSTHGVQSSKMEANQSALLRYGWKEAGNSKGPLRPEVTSSLDKDSTQGLENSLGSNSSLSGEMTATRTQKVESYAYIINELYKCQQRDPFLVLLIAVEPQQVEARNAIRQTWGNETLVQGLGLARLFMLGLKEGSQGVRNSRLQRSIEAESRQHRDIIQQEFMDTYHNLTLKTLMGMHWVATHCPNARYVMKTDSDMFVNTEYLIQKLLKPSVPPRQNYFTGYLMRGYAPNRNKGSKWYMSPELYPSERYPVFCSGTGYVFSGDMAQKIHQASLSIRRLHLEDVYVGICLAKLRIEPVPPPNEFLFHHWRVSYSSCKYSQLITSHQFHPNELVKYWDHLQTNKQNACTNSNAKGHG; encoded by the coding sequence ATGCAGTGGAGACGGCGACACTGCTGGACACACATTGCCGCGCTCATCTCACTGCTCTCTTTCGCAGGAGTACTTCTCTTCCTGCGTCACCACTCCACGGTATGGGACTGGATTGGAAGAAGGTATAACCCAGTGACTTACTCAACTCATGGGGTTCAATCTTCTAAAATGGAGGCTAACCAGAGTGCCTTGCTGCGGTACGGCTGGAAGGAGGCTGGGAATTCAAAAGGACCACTGAGGCCCGAGGTCACATCCTCCCTAGATAAAGACTCCACTCAGGGACTTGAAAACTCCCTGGGTTCCAACAGTAGTCTGAGTGGAGAGATGACGGCAACAAGGACTCAAAAGGTGGAGTCCTACGCCTACATTATAAATGAGCTGTACAAGTGCCAACAGAGAGACCCTTTTCTGGTGCTGCTGATTGCCGTAGAACCCCAACAAGTGGAAGCAAGAAATGCCATCAGGCAGACATGGGGGAATGAGACTCTAGTCCAGGGTCTGGGATTAGCGCGGCTCTTCATGTTAGGCCTAAAAGAGGGCAGTCAGGGAGTCAGGAACAGTCGTCTGCAGCGCTCCATTGAGGCAGAGTCTCGCCAACACCGTGACATCATCCAGCAGGAATTCATGGACACCTACCACAACCTTACCTTAAAGACTTTGATGGGGATGCACTGGGTGGCCACACACTGCCCCAATGCAAGATATGTCATGAAGACAGACAGCGACATGTTTGTGAACACGGAGTATCTCATACAAAAGCTCCTCAAGCCCAGTGTGCCACCAAGACAAAACTACTTCACAGGTTACCTTATGAGGGGTTATGCCCCAAACCGAAACAAGGGTAGCAAATGGTACATGTCACCTGAGTTGTATCCCAGTGAGCGATACCCTGTATTTTGCTCTGGGACAGGCTATGTGTTCTCAGGTGACATGGCACAAAAGATACATCAAGCATCTCTGAGCATACGGAGACTTCACCTGGAAGATGTCTATGTGGGTATATGTCTGGCAAAACTGAGAATAGAGCCAGTACCACCGCCAAATGAATTCCTTTTCCATCACTGGCGGGTGTCCTATTCTAGCTGCAAGTACAGCCAATTGATTACATCCCACCAGTTTCACCCTAACGAGCTAGTCAAGTACTGGGACCATCtgcaaaccaacaaacaaaatgcttgCACCAACAGCAATGCCAAAGGACACGGGTag